A window of Streptomyces gilvosporeus contains these coding sequences:
- a CDS encoding DUF5999 family protein, producing MSVEPGQVATARRPITASSEVQRRCLLCNGVLLFDDTGELLPDGQVIDPVMRRVKREAA from the coding sequence ATGTCCGTGGAGCCCGGCCAAGTCGCGACCGCCCGGCGCCCGATCACTGCATCGAGTGAAGTGCAGAGAAGGTGCCTGCTCTGCAACGGCGTCCTGCTCTTTGACGACACCGGTGAACTGCTGCCTGACGGACAGGTCATCGATCCGGTGATGCGCCGTGTCAAAAGGGAAGCGGCCTGA
- a CDS encoding PadR family transcriptional regulator — MSKQVTEMLKGTLEGIVLAILSGRPAYGYEITAWLRDQGFSDIAEGTIYALLVRIEKRGFVDVEKVPSEKGPPRKVYSLNAQGREYLDEFWRTWSFLTERLEQLREGGG, encoded by the coding sequence ATGAGCAAGCAGGTGACAGAGATGCTCAAGGGGACGCTGGAGGGCATCGTCCTGGCGATCCTGTCCGGCCGGCCCGCGTACGGCTACGAGATCACGGCGTGGCTGCGTGATCAGGGCTTCTCCGACATCGCCGAGGGCACCATCTACGCGCTGCTCGTCAGGATCGAAAAGCGCGGCTTCGTCGACGTGGAGAAGGTCCCGTCCGAGAAGGGGCCACCGCGCAAGGTGTATTCCCTGAACGCTCAGGGACGTGAGTATCTCGACGAGTTCTGGAGGACCTGGAGCTTCCTCACAGAACGACTGGAACAGCTCCGCGAAGGGGGCGGATGA
- a CDS encoding DUF1048 domain-containing protein has protein sequence MSDIEEYGFISKLIGPKKRWRAYKARVQQLPENYRTAVEAVERYMMHFVPTDNDNDASRFEDLADLFEQAAADGTPIREIVGENPVEFVEAFVQNYTEGGYVPARARKRLTDDIERAAG, from the coding sequence ATGTCCGACATAGAAGAGTACGGCTTCATCTCGAAGTTGATCGGGCCCAAGAAGCGCTGGCGGGCGTACAAGGCGCGCGTGCAGCAGCTTCCCGAGAACTACCGCACGGCGGTCGAGGCGGTCGAGCGGTACATGATGCACTTTGTGCCGACCGACAACGACAACGATGCGTCGAGGTTCGAAGACCTCGCCGACCTGTTCGAGCAGGCCGCGGCGGACGGAACGCCGATCCGCGAGATCGTCGGGGAGAACCCGGTGGAGTTCGTCGAGGCGTTCGTCCAGAACTACACGGAGGGTGGCTACGTCCCCGCCCGTGCGCGGAAGCGACTGACCGACGACATCGAGCGCGCCGCAGGCTGA
- a CDS encoding SAM-dependent methyltransferase, producing the protein MDRTSHDLPDTVTLQPIGQVVSRRSELTDDHWGDVPAVIRLDAARYGEEALFGLEDFSHLEVVFHFHRVPEEKIETGARHPRGNTDWPLVGIFAQRGKNRPNRLGVSRCTLVKVDGTDIHVLGLDAVDGTPVLDIKPYLREFGPRGELRQPQWAVELMGAYY; encoded by the coding sequence ATGGACCGGACCAGTCACGATCTGCCCGACACCGTGACCCTGCAGCCCATCGGACAGGTGGTGAGTCGACGAAGTGAACTCACCGACGATCACTGGGGAGACGTCCCCGCTGTGATCCGACTGGACGCGGCTCGCTATGGCGAAGAGGCACTGTTCGGGCTGGAGGACTTCTCCCACCTGGAGGTGGTCTTCCACTTCCACCGCGTGCCCGAGGAGAAGATCGAGACCGGCGCCCGACACCCCCGGGGCAACACCGACTGGCCGCTGGTAGGAATCTTCGCCCAGCGCGGCAAGAACCGGCCCAATCGACTGGGAGTCTCACGCTGCACGCTGGTGAAAGTCGACGGCACGGACATTCACGTCCTCGGCCTGGACGCGGTCGACGGAACGCCGGTCCTCGACATCAAGCCCTACCTTCGTGAGTTCGGTCCCCGCGGAGAGCTCAGGCAGCCCCAGTGGGCCGTTGAATTGATGGGCGCGTACTACTGA